Genomic segment of Candidatus Bipolaricaulota bacterium:
CCTCGCAGCTCACGCTGGTTTCGGAAGCGCCGCAGGCGCCGTCAGCGCACACATCGCCGCAGTCCGCGGGACAGGTGACCGTCGTTTCCGACGCGCCACAAGTACCATCGCCGCACGTGTCGCCGCAATCGGCCGGACACGTCGCGGGAGTCTCGGTATCGTTACAGGCGCCGTCGCCGCAGAAATGGCCACAGTCCACAAAGCACGAAACCGTGTCCTCGTCCGGACCGCAATAGCCATCGCCACAGGAGTCGCCGCAATCCTCGGGGCAGTTCGAGAAACTCTCGCCGCCGTTGCACGCGCCGTCGCCACAGCTCTGTCCGCAGTCAGCGGGACAGGAAACCGTGGTCTCGGCGCCATCGCACCGGCCATCACCGCAGGAAGTCCCGCAGTCGGCCGGACAGCCCGACGTTGTTTCCATGGTCGAGCAGAAGGTGTCTCCGCAGGCCGTGCCGCAGTCAGCCTCGCAGCTGACCGTGTCTTCGGACAGGCCGCAGATGCCGTCGCCGCAGTCATCGCCGCAGTCGAGCGGGCAGTCCGTGCTGTCCTCGTTGGTCGCGCAGAAGCCATCACCGCAGAGCTCGCCGCAATCTGCCGGGCAGGTCACGGAGCTCTCGGTGCCGTTACAGGTCCCGTCGCCGCACTGCATGCCGCAGTCGGCCGGACAGTTGATGCTGGTCTCGCCGACGCCGCAAACCGTGTTTCCACACGGCTCACCGCAGTCGATGGGACACCTAATAGTGTTCTCGTCCGACCCGCAGTACCCGTCGCCGCAGGAATCCCCGCAGTCCTCCGGGCAAGTGGCCGAGGTCTCGGTGCCATTGCAGGCGGTATCGCCGCAGGCAGCGCCGCAGTCGGCAGGGCAAGTGACCGAATTCTCATCCGGCCCGCAGTACCCGTCGCCACAGGCGTCGCCGCAGTCCTCTGGACAGCTGGCGGGATTCTCAGCGCCGCTGCACGCGTTGTCGCCGCAGTCGTCGCCGCAATCCGCGGGACATTTCGCCGCGGTTTCATCGAAACCGCAGTAACCGTCGCCGCAGGAGTCCCCGCAGTCTTCGGGACAACTGGAGTAGGTCTCCGCGCCGTTGCACGTGCCGTCGGGGCAGAATTCCCCGCAGTCCGCGAAACACGACGAAGAGCTTTCCTCAGGCCCGCAGTACCCGTCTCCGCAAGCGGAGCCGCAGTCCTCCGGGCAATTCGCAGTGGTCTCGGCGCCGCTGCAAGCGTTGTCGCCGCAGTCGTCGCCGCAATCCGCGGGACAGCTGGCCGCGGTTTCGTCGAAACCACAGTAACCGTCGCCGCAGGTATCCCCACAATCCTCCGGACACGTCGCCGGCGTTTCACCGCCATTGCACGCGCCGTCGGGACACAGCTCTCCGCAGTCCGAAAGGCACGTCACCGTGCTTTCGTCCGGACCGCAGACGCCGTTACCGCAAACCTCGCCGCAATCGCTCGGACACTTGACCGTGTCCTCGAGACTCGGCGAACAGAATGCGTCACCGCAGGTCGCCCCGCAGTCGATTTCGCAGCTGGTCGTGGTTTCCGACGCGCCGCAAACTCCGTCACCGCAGTCGTCCCCACAGTCGGCCGGACAGACACCGGAATTCTCACCGGGTCCGCACGTGCCGTCGCCGCAGTTCTCCCCGCAGTCGGCCGGGCAGCTGGCCGTCGTCTCGAGCCCGTTGCACGAGCCGTCGCCGCAGCTGTTGCCGCAATCGGCAACGCACGAAGCGGTGGTCTCAGTCAGGGCGCACACCGTGTTGCCGCAGTACTCGCCGCAATCGGCGGCGCACTTGACCGAATCCTCGTCCGCGGAGCAATGGCCGTCTCCGCAGGACTGACCGCAGTCAGCCTCGCAGATGGCCGAGCTCTCCAAGGCGCCGCACGAAGCGTCGCCGCAGACGTTGCCGCAGTCGGCCGGACACGAGATCGTGTCTTCGTCCGGGCCGCAGAAAACGTCGCCGCATTCGTCCCCACAGTCCTCAGGGCAGGCCGCGTTGGTTTCCGTGCCGTTGCAGGCGCGGTCGCCACACTGCATGCCGCAGTCCTGGGGACAGGACACGGTGGTTTCGCCATCTCCGCACACGGTGTTGCCGCAAGGCTCGCCGCAGTCGGCCGGACAACTGACCGTGCCCTCGTCGGGAGAGCAGAAGTCATCGCCACATACCACTCCGCAGTCCTGCTGGCAGTTCCAGGTACGCTCGGTGAGGCCGCAGAGGCCGTCACCGCAGTCATCGCCGCAGTCGAGAGGACAATTCGTCGTCCCCTCGCCCGGGCCACAATCGCCGTCACCGCAGTACGTGCCGCAATCGGCAACACAGTCCAGAGAGGACTCCGTGCCGTTGCAAACTCCGTCGCCGCAGAGACTGGCGCAGTCTGCCGGACAACTCATGGTCGTCTCGGCATTGTTGCACGTCCCATCGCCGCAGGCCGTGCCGCAATCGTACGGACAGCTGGCCGTGTTCTCGACTCCGTTGCAGGAGCCGTCGCCGCAGGCCGTGCCGCAGTCGTGCGGACAGTTCTGCGATGTCTCGTGCGCCGGGTCACAGAACCCGTCGCCGCAGTAGCTCTGGATCGGGGGCGCGCAGCCCTCGTCCACGAAGCCGTCGCAGTCGTTGTCCAGTCCGTCGCTGCAGACCTCGGGCGCGCCGGGGTAAACCGACGCGTTCAGGGGCGCGCAGTCGACGTTGTCGGGAGAGCCGTCGCCGTCCTGATCGGGCGGAGGCGGCTGACCGCAGTCGGCCGGACAGGTCACGGTCGTCTCGCCGTTGTTGCACGTGCCGTCGCCACACCACATGGTGGGCTGGCCGCCGCAGTCGGCCGGACAGCTCATTGCCGTCTCGCCGTTGTTACAGCTGCCATCGCCACACCACACGGTGGGCTGGCCGCCGCAATCGGCCGGACAGCTCATTGCCGTTTCCGTGCCATTGCAGCTGCCGTCGCCACACCACACGGTGGGCTGGCCGCCGCAATCGGTCGGACAGCTCTGCTGGGTCTCGCCGTTGTTGCAGCTGCCGTCGCCACACCACATGGTGGGAGACTGGTTGCAGTCGGCGGGACAGTTGACGGGGGTCTCGATGGCGCTACAAACGCCATCACCGCAGACCGCCGGATTCGAACCTTGGGAGTTGTCGTACTCCCAATCGTTCGGCACGCACCGATGATCATCGGTGCAGTAGTGCCCTTCCGGGCAATCCACTCCGCCATTGCACTGCTTGTTGTCATCGCCACAACCGGCGAGAAGCAGCGCGACCAAGGCCACCAGGAACCAGAAACGTGCCTTCATGGTTTTCCTCCCGTGTTCGGCACTGTAAAGAAACGCGAAACTCAACTCTTGAGTTTTCGGTTGTCAAAGGTCAGCCAATTTGGCTGGAAGCAATGAAAAAGCAAAAAATTTTTCACTATTTCCAGCCAAATTTCATTCCCAAAGACGCAATTTTTGCACCTTATTAGGACAGCTAAACTTAACAAAAAAACATAGTTTTGTCAAGTTTTTTGGGCTATTTTTTAAATACACAATTTTTTGCCAATTTGTCAAGTTTATTTTTTAATAAATTTAGCCAAAACTTCCACTTATGAAGTCGATTTTAAACGGATTAACTTACAATCAGAAAAGCGGCTCCAAACATGTTGGAACCGCTTCCTTTCCACCCGCATTGCGGGTAAATAAGTTAACGATTACTGATTTCCTCCGGCGGCCGTGGCCCCGGGGAGGTACATTTTCAAGGCCGCCCCGGTGCCGGTGCACCAGAGGTAGCCGCCGGCGACGGCCTGAGGATCGGACTCGTCGCAAATTGCGCCGTAGTCCGCCCAGTCGATCGGGTGGCCGGAGTTTGACGAGTCGTACTGGACGTACGTAAACTCGCAGACTCCGGAGTAAAGGATGTCGCTCGGCTGGAATCGAAATTCGATCCAGCCATCCATGTCACCGTCGTAGAACGGCCCCATCCTGCCGTCCCAGACATACGTGATGCCCAGCTGGGGACAATCCCCCAGGATCCAGACCTCCGTGTCGTTGCTCACGTATTTACGATTGAGCTTGACACAGTTGGCCTCGTACGGGCAGGGCTCGGCCACGACGTCGTCGCCGGTCTCAGTGGGAGCAGACGACCCGCTGCATGCCTCCCAGTGGAAGGTGCAGTCGGCGTTGCACCACAGCGTCCCGGTCCAGCCGTGCTTGGCGCACGACTCGCCGTTCAGCTTGGTGTAGTCGCACTCCTCGCCGGCGTCGATGACATCGTTGCCGCAGGTCGGCGACGAGTCTCCCCCGCTGCATGCCTCCCAATGGAAGGTGCAATCGGCGTTGCACCACAGCGTCCCGGACCATCCGTGCTTGGCGCACGACTCGCCGTCCAGCTGGGTATAGTCACATTCCTCGCCCGCGTCGAGTACGCCGTTGCCGCAGGTCGGCGACACCTCCCCGCCGCTGCATGCCTCCCAATGGAAGGTGCAGTCGGCGTTGCACCACAGCGTCCCGATCCAGCCGTGCTTGACGCACGACTCGCCGTCCAGCTGGGTATAGTCACATTCCTCGCCTGCGTCGAGTACGCCGTTGCCGCAGGTCTGCGACACGTCTCCACCGCTGCACGCCTCCCAGTGGAAGGTGCAGTCAGTGTTGCACCATAGCTCTCCCGACCAGCCGTGCTTCGCGCACGACTCGCCGTTCAGCTTGGTGTAGTCACATTCCTCGCCCGCATCCAGGATATCGTTTCCGCAAACCCCGGAAGGGTCAGGATCGGGGTCGGGCATGGGATTTGGCGAACACGACTCGTCGGTCAAGCCGTCGCAGTCGTTGTCCACTCCGTCCCCGCACTCCTCGTTGTAGTACTGGCACGCCCCCCACTGCCTGTTCTGGCAATGGGTGATGCCGATCTTGCAACCGGTCGGGGTGTAGCACCAATCGACTTGATTGGTCTGGCACTCGACCGTCGACAACGGCCGCTCGTTGACGTTGACGTCCACGTCGTTGTTGTTGTCGACATTGACGTTGTCAACGGCCTCGCACACGCAGGCGTTGACCGTGACGTCAACGTGCGTGCCGTCCGGACAAGTGACGGTCGCTTGCCCGTCTCTCGCGGGCGCGCTGGTCTGCTCAGCGAAGCAGAACTGCTCCGCCTCGCTCCAGCTCGCGCCGGTCGGACAGAAAGCGCACTTGCCCGTCGCGGTCAGGTGAGCCCCGACCGGACAGGTCTTGCCCGCGCCGCTCTCGTATGGCGGCGCGTACGCATTCTGGCCGGTGACTGCCGGCTGGTACTCGTAGCCAGCTTCCACACAAGCGCCGTCTTCGGCGCAGAAGTGCCCCGAAGGGCAACTGTTTTCGAAACACCCCCCCGCGTCTCCGCAGGAGGCAACCAGGAAACAGACGAAACCAAGAAAAATCAACCGTTTCATGAAACCTTCTCCTTGCCGCGATTGCGGCTCCGTCTTGAACTTTTAGGCAACTTGCCTATGGCTGAAAAGTAAACAAAAAGCCTCTCAAATCTACCTTTCAATCACAGGCAAATTCCGCTAAATTAACATATAAGTATATCATATTTAATCAAAAAAGTCAATAGTAAATAGAAAAAAACTCCAATTTTAACTTATTTTAGACAAATTTTTAAAATTAGAAGACGCTCTCGGTAAAGACCAAGAGCGTCAGTTGTGCATCCCCTCGTTGAGGGGGGTTGTTTTGATTCTTGCTAGAAGTGCAACTCGCCGTCGAGCCAGCAGCTGGTGGCGTCGCACTCCACCTGGAGCCCGCACTTGAAGACGGTGCAGTATAGCCCCTGGCCGCAGCACGCCAGAGGATTCGCGTAGTTCGCGCAGTCTCCGTACTGCGCGAAGTCGAACGGATCCCCGTCCATGCTGTTGTCCGGCTGGACGTAGGTGAACCGCAGGGTTCCCACGCCGGCCGGGACGATGAATTCGTAGTACCCGTCACCATCGGTATCCGTGAACGGACCGAGGCGATCGTCCCAATCGTAGCTAGGGCCACCGAACTTGGTCGAGCCCTCGACCACATGTCCGGCTTCGTCGATCTCATCGCCCAAGACGTAGATCTCGGGCGAGTTGCTCGTCGGGAATCCCTTGTACAGACCGATGACTCGGCCTCCCAGGGACTTCACGATCTCCGTGCACTCGAAGTTGACCGGGCCCGGACAGGCGCCGCAGTCAACCGCGCAGGTGGAGCATGTCTCCGTGCCCGCGCAGAACCCGTCTCCGCAGATGACGGGATCCTCGGAACCGCACGCTTCCAGGTGGAAGGTGCAGTCCGGGTTGCACCAGAGCTCACCGGTGTCAAACCCCAGTGACTGGCAGGTCTTGCCGTTGAGCTGGTAGTTGTCGCACTGCTCCGTGCCCTCGAGCACGTTGTTGCCGCAGATCTGAGTCGGCGTGGGCGGCGTGTTGGAACAGCCGCTCACGTCGAAGTGACACGACTCCAGGCACCCGAGGGCGCCACCACCGTTGTAGCCGAGCGTCAGGCAGGTCGCCCCGCCGAACGCCAGGCCGTCGCATTGCTCGCCGCTGTCGAGGAACCCGTCCCCGCAGTGGCTGACCGGCGGCTGCGCGCACCCGTCGTCGGGCACACCGTCGCAGTCCTCGTCGATGCCGTTGCCGCAGACCTCAACCGCGCCCGGGTGGACGCTGGCGTTGAGGTCGTTGCAGTCCTGCGACGCCGGCGACCCGTCGTGGTCGCGGTCCGGGTCGCAGTCGGCCGGACAGTTGTCGAAGCTCTCGCCGAGCTCGCACTGCCCGTTGCCGCAGATCGGTCCGCCCGACGGCGGGCAGTCCTGCGGACAGTTGGCATTGTTCTCGCCATTGCCGCAGGTTCCGTTGCCACAGATCTCTGTGGCCGACAGCGGCGGGATGATGTTGTTGACGATGACGGTACTTCCGCCCTCAGGCTTGTCCGCGCAAACGCCGTTGTTGTTCGCGGACACGCCGTCCTCGTCGCAGTGACCGACCTCGGCGCGCGCGTCGTCGAAGACGCAGCGCGTGCCGGGCAGGCACTCGTCGTTCGTGATGCACCCGGGAACGCACTTGAACGCGTTCTCCGGACACGCCAGCTCCTTGACCTCTCGACAGACAGTGCCGCAGGAGCATTGCCCCTGATCGGCTCCGCTGACGTTGGTCCCGCAATCGGGGTAGTTCACAGCCTCACAGCTGGGGACTACGGTGTAGTTTTCGTCCGTGCCGCAACCGCTCAGCGCGGCCGCGACGACCAGAGCCACCAGACACAACATGCTCTTCATGTCTCTCTCCTGTTGGGTTGCAATTTCGCGTGTTGTCAAGGTTCGTGCTGCCTCACTCGAGGCATTTTAATGACTCGCATTGATGCGGGGCATGAAAATGATTCAAGTGAAAGGAAAAGATTTCTCCACTCCGTCGTCCTTCGCCAAAGCTTCGGACGACTTCGGTCGAAATGACAAGAGTGTAAATCCTGAACTGCGCCTGCTTCTTTTCAGAAACAAACGCGGTTCAGGAGACCAACGAATAAGTGATTCGCTGGCTCCACTCCACTCCTTTCCGCCTTCAGTTGAAGGCCACGATTACGGCTAGTCGCCTAGTCGCCGTAGCCGTAGTAGGACTTTTTTGTCCCAGCGACGTGATGGCAGTGGCCAGTGCCGCAGACGATTGCGGTAATCAGTAGCCCAAGGCCGGCAGCGCTCCCAGCGGTGATACCGAAGATCTCCCAGCCCGTGAGCTTGCGCCCCTCCACGATAAACGTTGTGTCGTCGTGGTACTCGAGCGTCTGGTTCTGGTCGCTCTGCCCCTTGACCGCTCCGCTCTGCCGTCGCAGAAGCTTCTGCGGATCGGGCGGGACCAAGATGTTCTTGCCGTCCGAGCAGGTTACGCTCAGACTCTGGTTTTCTGCGGCGACGACCTTCGCCGCCGGGCACACAAGAGTGCTCCCGTCTTTGCAGGAGAACACCAGGCCTCCATCGGAGGTCGGCGTCGGCTCCTTGACGATCGGGCAGACCATCTGCCCGCTGTCCGGCTGGGGCGACGCGGCCGTCGCCTCGTTCGAGGAACGGCGCGTCGTCGTTCTCGTCGAGGTCGTCGCGCAGGACGCCATCAGAAACGTGACGCACGTGAACATTGACGCCATTCTCGCGAACCTCTTCATTTCGAATTCTCCCCCGCCGCTCGTTGCGACGCGTGGAATGTTTCCGATTCTCATTCTCAGAATCTGGGAATCTCCCAAACTGTACTCGCTTCAGAGCGAAACGCTTACGGTTTGAGAGCCGAAAGGATTTACCTCTCGGCCGCTCCTCCTTGTTGATGTGATGTGATGCAGCTTCGCGGAAGCTACTGGGACTTGCCCTTGTGCAGGTACAAGTTCCAATCGACCTTGCGCTCGGCCGCGGCGGTCTCGGGAGCGTCTCCGCCCCCCATGACCGTCACGTTCGCGTCCTCGGCCTCGACGTTCACGGTCTTGTAGACCACGATCGTCTGCCTACCGGCGGAAGGAATGTACTCCGGCCGCGGCAAGGGCATGGGCCGCGCGATGAGCTGCGTCTTCTGACGGGGACGCCGCGCGACCTGCGTGACCTTCACGCAGTCACTCTGACAGCCATCCGCCGTCGGCCGACACCGGAGCCGGTACCCTGGAAGGCACTGGCTCGGCGGGGCCGCGGTGAGCTGCACGGGTCGCTCGCCGCAACCGTCGCCGAAGCATTTCTGCTCCAGCGCGTCGAGCCGCCGTCCGTGCTCCTCGATCTCCGGCTGGACGACGCCGATAGCGTCTGCCAGACGCCCCACCTGGCTGGGCAGAACTTCCAACGAATGGTTGAAGTCCTGCCGCAAGGAATCGACATCGGCCATGTTCTGGGCAGCCAGCGCCGCCGTGTCTCCGACCACAGGAATCAATCCCGCAATCGAAGCGGCATTCTGGCCGCCCAGCGACCTTGCCTCCTCCGCCTTGACCCAGGCGGCGCCGCCGGTCTCGCCAACGGCAGACACCCTCTGGCTGTTGTAGAACAAGTAGACCAGGACGGCGACCGAAGCCGCCGCCACCACAGCCGCCAGAATCTTTCGTCCCATGATGAATTCCTCCTTTCATGGGTTCGTAGGTTTCGTCCGTAAACTCGCCACACATCGCTTTATTCTTACCTCTAAAAATAAAACGATTTAAGGCGAGAAACCCCTTGTTTTAGCCACGATTCTGGCTATTTTATTTAACCGTTCAGTATAGCATGCTTTTAATTTTTTGTCAATACTTTAAACTCCCTTTTAAAAAACTCCAGGCGCGTTCATGGAACGCGCCTTTTAAGGTGAAAAAACTACTAGATGATCATCGCCAGGAGAGCCCCGAGACCCATGGCGATGATGGAAAAGGCGATGACCTTCACCAGCAGGTCGCTGTCGCCGGAGCGATCATCGCCCTCCCCGGCCTGTCCGGCGGAGCCTTTCGGACCTTGCGGACCGACGGGACCCTGCGGACCTTCCGGACCGGCGAGTCCCTGCGGACCTTCCGGACCGACGGGTCCCTGCGGGCCTTCCGGACCGACGGGTCCCTGCGGGCCTCGGGGTCCTTCCAGACCCTGCGGGCCGGGCACGGGTTCCGGCCTCCCCGAATCGTCTTCGACGATCGGCGGAGGCGCTTCGGGTTCTTCCGGCGGCTCCACCACACGGGTGGTGAGAGCCGCCGGATCCACGACCGCGATGAGGCGGTGGCACCCGGGACAGATGAGCTCCTGCCCGGGCAAGGCCTGCTCCCGCGCGACCTCGATCTGCCGGTCGCAGGCCGCGCAGACGAGAGGAACGAACTCTTCGCCCTCCTCGTCGTCGCCGTCGCCACCATCCTCGTCATCGGTGGCGTCGTCGCCGTCGCCGTCGTCGTCGTCGGCTGCGTCGCCGTCGTCGTCGTTGTCCGGAGGCGGAGCATCCGCCCCCACCGGCATGTCCAAGCCGCAAACGTTGCACTGCGACGCGCCCGCGGGCACGGCCGCGCCGCACTCGCACTTACGGCCGGAGGGCTCGGGTACGGACACGATCTCTCCTTTCTCGTTGATGCGAAATACCTGCCCGCACGTCTCGCAAATCCCCTCCGCGCCGGCGACAGCCGACTCGTCAGGGATCTCGCCCACCGCCCCGCAATCGGGGTTAGGACATTTGATCTCCATCTCTGTTTCCTTTCCCCAAATCCCATGGATTCGGGTTTTTTTATCATCCAAGTCCAACACGGAAAATCATAATATATTATCACATTAAGTAAATTCTGTCAATAGATAAAAGAACTCATTTCAATTAAAAAAAGCTATTTCCCTTGGGAAAATAGCCTTTGCTAGTAGTTCAACGCATTAACCTGATTGACGAGCGCTTCGAGCTGAGCCGAAATCCCATCAATCTTTTGCTCAGTCGACGGCGTCTGCCGCTCCACCTTCGCGGCCACCACAGCCTCCTTTGGGGGGGCAATGATTTTGTCCGCGGGGAGCGGCGAGAATTCGCACTGAAGCGCGGCCGAGGAGACCGATTCCAGCCGTTTTTGCGTCTCCTCGATTTGCCGAGAAAGCGCGGCGATCCGAGCCTCGAGACGAGCAAATTCTTCTCGCGACCCATTTGAATCACCGGCCTTTTCGAGCGCCTTTTGCGCCCGCTTCAGCTGTTTGCCTTGCTCTTGCAGGGTCTCGCCTTGGGCTTTCATTTCTTTCGAAATTCGAGCCAGTTTCTTGCTCATATCGCCTGCCGCGTATTGCCGAGCCTCCACAGCGGTGAGGCGTCTGCCGAGATTCCTGCCGAGCTTACGAAACGGTTCAGCCCATTTCTTCCCGGCCGCGGCAAGAACGGCCAGAGCCTTTTGCGTCGCGTTCTGGATTTCAAGCCGAGCCGCGGCCGCTTCCTTCAACGCCTGGTCGACGGCCTGCTCCTTCTTGGCATACTTCTCCGAGAAAGAGCTCATGCCTTCAACCACGCGCATAACCTGCGGCAAGCTTTTTTCCAGCGCGCTCTGCGTGGCCTGACTTTTCTTGACGCTGATTTCAGCCTGCTTGCCGATGTCTCTGACCTCGATCAAAGACTTGTCGAGGTCTTGTCGCTTGATCGCGCTCGCGTCAAGCGCGGTAATCCTCCAACCCAGCTCAGAATAGTGCCTTTCCTGCAGGTAGAAAGCCACAATACCCGGGCTGCCAAGCACGACGGCGATGAGGATCGCCAGGGCTGGTCGCCAGTCATAGCTGACGCCACCATCAACGATCTTGTCCGGGTGGGATTCCACTCCGCCGGGCACAATATTATGCCAGTCATTCTCTGCCGGCAAAGCCCCCGACGGCGCGGCCGGCTGATCTTCAGCCGACTCTCCAGGAGGCTCAACAGTCTCTTCGTGTTGGAGAGCCGCCGCCGCAGGTGCCTCGGCATGAACCTCCACT
This window contains:
- a CDS encoding putative metal-binding motif-containing protein; the encoded protein is MKSMLCLVALVVAAALSGCGTDENYTVVPSCEAVNYPDCGTNVSGADQGQCSCGTVCREVKELACPENAFKCVPGCITNDECLPGTRCVFDDARAEVGHCDEDGVSANNNGVCADKPEGGSTVIVNNIIPPLSATEICGNGTCGNGENNANCPQDCPPSGGPICGNGQCELGESFDNCPADCDPDRDHDGSPASQDCNDLNASVHPGAVEVCGNGIDEDCDGVPDDGCAQPPVSHCGDGFLDSGEQCDGLAFGGATCLTLGYNGGGALGCLESCHFDVSGCSNTPPTPTQICGNNVLEGTEQCDNYQLNGKTCQSLGFDTGELWCNPDCTFHLEACGSEDPVICGDGFCAGTETCSTCAVDCGACPGPVNFECTEIVKSLGGRVIGLYKGFPTSNSPEIYVLGDEIDEAGHVVEGSTKFGGPSYDWDDRLGPFTDTDGDGYYEFIVPAGVGTLRFTYVQPDNSMDGDPFDFAQYGDCANYANPLACCGQGLYCTVFKCGLQVECDATSCWLDGELHF